Within Candidatus Polarisedimenticolaceae bacterium, the genomic segment CTCGACGCGAAGGGGAAGGTCGAATACGTCGTCTTCGGCGTGCTCGACGACGGGAAGCTCGCCGAGCTTCGGAAAGCCGCGGGAATCTAGCGGTCGCGTAACCGCGCGGCCCTGGCCCGCATCGAAGCGGCCGTGGAGCGTTACAACGTCATCGTGATCGGCGCGGGCTCGGGCGGCCTCGTGGTCGCCGCGGGCGCCGCGGGTCTCGGCGCCCGGGTCGCCCTCGTCGAGAAACACAAGATGGGGGGCGACTGCCTCAACTACGGCTGCGTCCCGTCCAAGGCGCTGCTTCGTGCGGCCAAGGCCGCGCAGGAAGCGCGCGAGGCGCACCGCTTCGGGGTCCGCGGCGTCGCCGACCCGGGGCCGCAGGACGCGAAGACGGTGATGGACTGGGTTCGCGCCTGCCAGGCGAAGATCGCGCCGCACGATTCGGTCGAGCGTTTCACGGGCCTGGGCGTCGAGGTCTTCCTCGGCGCGGGCCGCCTGAGGAACTCCCACGAGGTCGAGGTCGACGGAAAGACGCTCTGGGGCCGCCACGTCGTGATCGCGACCGGCTCGCGCGCCTTCATTCCCGAGACGCCGGGGCTGAAGGAGGCGGGATTCCTCACGAACGAGACGGTCTTCGACGTCGAGACGCTCCCCGGACATCTCGTCGTCTTCGGCGGCGGCCCGATCGGCTGCGAGCTGGGCCAGGCGTTCCGCCGTCTCGGCTCGAAGGTCACGATCCTCTCCTCGCGGGAGCACGTGGTGCCGAAGGAAGACCCCGACGTCGCCGCGGTCCTCGCGAAGCGCCTGCGCGCCGAAGGGATCGAGATCCTCGACAAGGCGAAGGCCGATCGCGTGGAGCTTCGCGACGGGAAGAAGATCGTCCACGTCGCGGGGCGTGAGCTCGCGTGCGACGCGATCCTCGTCTCGGCGG encodes:
- a CDS encoding FAD-dependent oxidoreductase: MERYNVIVIGAGSGGLVVAAGAAGLGARVALVEKHKMGGDCLNYGCVPSKALLRAAKAAQEAREAHRFGVRGVADPGPQDAKTVMDWVRACQAKIAPHDSVERFTGLGVEVFLGAGRLRNSHEVEVDGKTLWGRHVVIATGSRAFIPETPGLKEAGFLTNETVFDVETLPGHLVVFGGGPIGCELGQAFRRLGSKVTILSSREHVVPKEDPDVAAVLAKRLRAEGIEILDKAKADRVELRDGKKIVHVAGRELACDAILVSAGRRAVVDGLGLDAAGVAHDGRGVTIDANCRTNVPNVWAVGDVAGPFQFTHWAGHQARVVIQNILFPVKAKFDADNLPWTTFTDPEIAHVGLNESEAKRRDVEHVVVSSDFGHNDRAICDGTDADHFAKVIATPKGKILGATIVHPHAGDLLAELVLAKKHGISLSKLSGTIHAYPTLSEIGRALGDAYRRTTLTPGTKARLTKVYAWLRR